A region of Pseudomonas putida DNA encodes the following proteins:
- a CDS encoding thiamine pyrophosphate-dependent enzyme — protein sequence MPKSVALSPASPWVELSTTDTDWKQADPALLGTLLSQLHLIRAFEETVLELAGEGLVHGPAHSSIGQEGGAAGSIVALGAADEVNGSHRGHHQFLAKALVYLMPEGIDPKAPINAPIQDLLQRTLAEILGLAQGFCKGRGGSMHLQWAEAGALGTNAIVGGGVPLAAGAAWAHRHAQTDTVAVTYFGDGAVNIGSVLETMNLAAAWKLPLCFFIENNLYAVSTTVDEATAEPRLSARGLGFNIPSWKVDGMDPLAVYLAMQQALAHMRAGNGPTVIEADVYRFFHQNGPFPGSAFGYRSKEEEQSWRARDPLERLAREMKKRELIDDAGLADLRETIKLAMAQAAAALLEADPNGKPGKRRIRPELWPSPDFRDVGIRGDLSELADARTCEQSSYRGGLEQRKFIDAIADVMNRRMETDDSIVVMGEDVHRLKGGTNGATRGLKERFPERILGTPISENAFCGLGGGMALDGRFKPVVEFMYPDFMWVAADQVFNQIGKARHMFGGQSDVPLVLRTKIAMGTGYGSQHSMDPAGIYVTNPGWRIVAASTPFDYIGLMNTALACKDPVLVIEHVDLYSQSGEVPVDDLDYQIPFGTAAVRREGRDLTILTYLSMVGHSLEAVAQTGIDAEVIDLRFLDRASFDWATVEASIRKTNNVLIVEQGARGTSYGGWLADELQRRCFDWLDQPIQRVTGGEGSPSISKVLERAACARTEEVIEGLQQVIREKGAHQ from the coding sequence ATGCCGAAAAGTGTTGCCTTGTCGCCGGCGTCGCCGTGGGTTGAGCTCAGTACCACCGACACCGACTGGAAGCAGGCCGACCCTGCGTTGCTGGGTACTCTGCTCAGCCAGTTGCACCTGATTCGCGCCTTTGAGGAGACCGTGCTGGAACTGGCCGGTGAAGGCCTGGTGCATGGGCCTGCGCATTCGAGCATCGGTCAGGAAGGGGGCGCAGCCGGCTCTATTGTTGCGCTGGGCGCGGCGGATGAAGTCAATGGTTCGCACCGGGGCCACCACCAGTTCCTGGCCAAGGCGCTGGTGTACCTGATGCCCGAGGGTATCGACCCGAAAGCACCGATCAACGCCCCGATTCAGGATTTGCTGCAACGTACCCTGGCGGAAATCCTTGGCTTGGCCCAAGGGTTCTGCAAAGGCCGTGGCGGCTCGATGCACCTGCAGTGGGCCGAGGCTGGCGCCCTGGGTACCAACGCCATCGTCGGCGGCGGTGTGCCGCTGGCGGCCGGGGCAGCCTGGGCCCACCGGCATGCCCAGACCGACACCGTGGCGGTCACCTATTTCGGTGATGGCGCGGTGAACATCGGTTCGGTGCTGGAGACCATGAACCTGGCGGCTGCCTGGAAACTACCGCTGTGCTTCTTTATCGAGAACAACCTGTACGCGGTGTCCACGACGGTTGACGAAGCCACTGCCGAACCGCGCCTGTCGGCGCGTGGGCTGGGCTTCAATATCCCGAGTTGGAAAGTCGACGGCATGGACCCGCTGGCGGTTTACCTGGCCATGCAGCAAGCGCTGGCGCATATGCGTGCCGGTAACGGCCCGACGGTCATCGAGGCGGATGTGTACCGCTTCTTCCATCAGAACGGCCCGTTCCCCGGCAGTGCATTCGGCTATCGCAGCAAGGAGGAGGAGCAGAGCTGGCGTGCCCGTGATCCGCTTGAGCGCCTGGCCCGGGAAATGAAAAAGCGCGAGCTGATTGACGATGCTGGCCTGGCCGACCTGCGCGAAACCATCAAGCTGGCAATGGCCCAGGCGGCTGCGGCATTGCTGGAAGCCGACCCTAACGGCAAGCCGGGCAAGCGCCGAATTCGTCCCGAGTTGTGGCCTTCGCCGGACTTTCGCGACGTCGGTATTCGTGGCGACCTCAGCGAGCTGGCCGACGCCCGCACTTGTGAGCAATCGAGCTACCGCGGAGGCCTGGAGCAACGCAAGTTCATCGATGCCATCGCCGATGTCATGAACCGACGCATGGAAACGGACGACAGCATCGTTGTCATGGGTGAGGACGTACACCGCCTCAAAGGGGGGACCAACGGCGCTACTCGCGGCCTGAAAGAGCGTTTTCCGGAGCGCATCCTCGGCACCCCGATCAGTGAGAACGCCTTCTGCGGGCTCGGTGGCGGCATGGCCCTGGACGGGCGCTTCAAACCGGTGGTCGAGTTCATGTACCCCGACTTCATGTGGGTCGCCGCCGACCAGGTGTTCAACCAGATCGGCAAGGCCCGGCATATGTTCGGCGGGCAAAGTGACGTGCCACTGGTACTGCGCACCAAGATCGCCATGGGCACCGGCTACGGCTCGCAGCACTCCATGGACCCGGCCGGCATCTACGTGACAAACCCAGGCTGGCGCATTGTTGCGGCCTCAACGCCGTTCGACTACATCGGCCTGATGAACACCGCGCTGGCCTGCAAGGACCCGGTGTTGGTGATCGAACACGTCGATCTGTACAGCCAAAGCGGCGAAGTGCCGGTGGATGACCTGGATTATCAGATCCCGTTCGGCACCGCTGCCGTGCGCCGCGAAGGGCGTGACCTGACCATCCTTACCTACTTGAGCATGGTCGGGCATTCCTTGGAGGCGGTGGCGCAGACCGGGATCGATGCCGAGGTCATTGACCTGCGTTTTCTCGACCGTGCCAGCTTTGACTGGGCCACGGTCGAGGCGAGTATTCGCAAGACCAATAACGTGCTGATCGTCGAGCAGGGCGCCCGGGGCACGTCGTACGGCGGCTGGCTGGCGGACGAACTGCAGCGCCGGTGTTTCGACTGGCTCGACCAGCCGATCCAGCGTGTGACCGGTGGCGAAGGTTCGCCGAGTATTTCCAAAGTCCTGGAGCGCGCCGCCTGTGCCCGCACCGAGGAAGTGATCGAAGGCCTGCAACAGGTCATCCGTGAAAAAGGTGCACATCAATGA
- a CDS encoding VOC family protein, which produces MSLNMLVPMEVGICCVDLPALSRFYQQVLGFTFVAQVQMPAAAAQRVGLSEGGYSVVRLQTPYGERIKLLAPERTPTRPEQGMILDRQNASYLTFIVEDIASLVADLKSAGATFCAGDAPIQLRPDVKALFCCDPEGNVLELVEYADIAAYRPDLFNDRSA; this is translated from the coding sequence ATGAGCCTGAACATGCTGGTTCCCATGGAAGTGGGTATTTGCTGCGTCGATCTGCCGGCACTCAGCCGCTTTTATCAGCAAGTACTGGGTTTTACCTTCGTCGCCCAGGTGCAGATGCCGGCTGCGGCCGCGCAGCGGGTGGGCCTGAGCGAAGGCGGTTACAGCGTGGTGCGTTTGCAGACGCCCTACGGTGAACGCATCAAGCTGCTGGCGCCTGAGCGAACGCCGACCCGGCCTGAGCAGGGGATGATTCTCGACCGGCAGAATGCGAGCTACCTGACGTTCATTGTCGAAGACATCGCCAGCTTGGTAGCCGACCTGAAAAGTGCCGGCGCAACGTTCTGCGCCGGCGACGCCCCGATCCAGCTGCGCCCTGATGTGAAGGCGTTGTTCTGCTGTGACCCCGAGGGCAACGTGCTGGAATTGGTGGAATACGCTGATATCGCCGCCTACCGTCCTGACCTGTTCAACGATCGGAGTGCCTGA
- a CDS encoding pyruvate dehydrogenase complex dihydrolipoamide acetyltransferase, with translation MAKLLHMPEVSANATHAAIQNWTLKEGDSICAGDCIAEIETEKALVELAAEEDAVLGKILVEPGREVEVGAPIGVLFARGETQVDIAALLAKAGAALAANEPVVDDTPAPQARAEQAPPVAAQDSRRIFASPLARRLAAAKGLELASLKGSGPNGRIVKRDVESATVASAVTAATPAALVDFAEIPHSSMRKTIARRLVESKATVPHFYLELECRMERLLALREQANQHATKKISINDFIVKAVAVALRQVPAMNVTWTDTALRQYHQADVCVAVATATGLITPVVRNADGKALSQISAEVAELAGRARDGRLRPEEYQGGSFTISNLGMLGVEQFSAIINPPHAAILAVGATLQKPVVENGELKVGSVLRCTLSVDHRAVDGALAAQWLAVFKGLMENPLGMLI, from the coding sequence ATGGCCAAGCTCTTACATATGCCAGAGGTATCGGCCAACGCTACCCACGCCGCGATCCAGAACTGGACCCTCAAAGAAGGCGACAGCATTTGCGCCGGTGATTGCATCGCCGAGATCGAGACCGAAAAGGCCCTGGTCGAGCTGGCAGCCGAAGAAGATGCGGTGCTGGGCAAGATCCTGGTCGAGCCGGGGCGCGAAGTGGAGGTAGGGGCACCCATCGGGGTGTTGTTTGCCAGAGGCGAAACGCAAGTCGATATCGCTGCTCTGTTGGCCAAGGCCGGCGCAGCGTTGGCGGCCAACGAACCGGTGGTGGACGACACACCTGCACCTCAAGCGCGGGCTGAACAGGCACCCCCGGTGGCTGCGCAGGACAGTCGGCGTATTTTCGCCAGCCCTCTGGCTCGCCGGCTGGCAGCAGCCAAGGGGCTTGAGCTGGCGTCGCTCAAGGGCAGCGGGCCCAATGGGCGTATCGTCAAGCGCGACGTTGAGTCAGCAACCGTTGCCAGTGCAGTGACTGCGGCAACACCGGCAGCACTTGTCGACTTTGCTGAAATCCCCCACAGCAGCATGCGCAAGACCATTGCCCGGCGCCTGGTGGAGAGCAAGGCGACGGTACCGCATTTCTATCTTGAGCTGGAATGCCGGATGGAGCGATTGCTGGCCCTGCGTGAGCAAGCCAACCAGCATGCAACCAAGAAAATCTCGATCAATGATTTTATCGTCAAGGCCGTGGCGGTTGCGCTCAGGCAGGTGCCGGCGATGAATGTGACCTGGACCGACACAGCCTTGCGCCAGTACCACCAGGCGGACGTCTGTGTGGCGGTCGCCACCGCTACTGGCTTGATCACGCCGGTGGTGCGCAATGCCGATGGCAAGGCCCTGTCGCAGATCAGCGCAGAGGTGGCCGAACTCGCCGGGCGTGCCCGAGACGGTCGTCTACGGCCCGAGGAGTACCAGGGCGGGAGCTTCACTATCAGCAACCTGGGGATGCTTGGCGTCGAGCAGTTCAGCGCCATTATCAATCCCCCCCACGCAGCCATTCTGGCCGTGGGGGCAACCCTGCAAAAACCGGTGGTTGAAAACGGGGAGCTGAAGGTGGGTTCGGTACTGCGCTGCACCTTGTCGGTAGATCATCGGGCCGTGGATGGCGCGCTGGCTGCGCAATGGCTGGCCGTGTTCAAGGGCCTGATGGAAAACCCGTTGGGCATGCTGATCTGA